The DNA sequence TTGCGAGAATCAAGCATTTTAGAGCTATTTCAACGAGATATGATAAATTAGGAAGGAATTATGCCAGCATGGTATCGCTGGCATTTATGTTAATGTGGCTACCGATGTACTGCTGAACAAGATATGTACAGCAAAGATCAACAACCCCTAGATATTTTTCACTATAATCTTCCCTTAAAAGCCAGCATATTGCTTAACACCGATCAGTTAAGAAAATTATTATGATCGGTTGAACGATCTTTACAATCTGTCAAAATCCAGTGATCACAAGTCACTGGATTTTTTTTATGCTTTCAAATTGGTTACTCGATACAGACACTTTTGCTGCTCCCGAAGATTTATCTGTTTTCCAAAAACATTTGCCAATGGAATGGATAGAGAAGGTACTCGTTGAAACGGATAAAGCCAGTATGAGAAGGCGCAAACTACCAGCTGAGCTTGTTGTCTGGCTCATCGTGGGAATAGGCCTTTATCGTAATCGCCCTATTACCGAGGTTGTTGATAAACTTGACCTAATACTGTCAGATAAACTGGGTGAAACACTTGCTCCCAGTGCAATCCCGCAAGCACGAAAGCGCTTAAGTGACACTCCATTAGCTGAACTATTTAAATTGACGGCGACACATTGGTCACAACAACAAGATGGGGATGATACTTGGTGTGGGCTATCACTTTTTTCAGTGGATGGCACACAGCTTCGTTGTGCAGACACGCCAGAAACTGCAAGCGAGTTTGGGTATATCAAGCACCGCCAAGATAAGCACCTTGAATATCCAGTAGTACGATTATGTGCATTAATGTCATTGCGTAGTCGCCTAATAAAAGATGTCGCATTTGGCTCAAGCCGAGTTGGCGAGGTTAATTATGCGAAACAGTTAATTTCATCAGCATCAGCAAATTCACTCACTATTTTTGATAGGTGCTACCTAAGCGCAGAACTTATGATGAATTGGCAACGGCATAACCAAGAGCAGCACTGGTTAACCCCCATAAAAAGTAATACCAAATACCGTGTCATTGAACAGTACAGTGAACATGATTTTCTCATTGAAATGTCAGTATCAAATCATGCCAGAAAACAAGACCCGAGTTTACCTGAAGTTTGGCAAGCTCGCCTCGTTACTTACCCAGAAAACAAACAAAGTAATCATATTAAAGGGCTCCTGAGCTCTTTAACTGACATTAATAAATACAAA is a window from the Litorilituus sediminis genome containing:
- a CDS encoding IS4 family transposase produces the protein MLSNWLLDTDTFAAPEDLSVFQKHLPMEWIEKVLVETDKASMRRRKLPAELVVWLIVGIGLYRNRPITEVVDKLDLILSDKLGETLAPSAIPQARKRLSDTPLAELFKLTATHWSQQQDGDDTWCGLSLFSVDGTQLRCADTPETASEFGYIKHRQDKHLEYPVVRLCALMSLRSRLIKDVAFGSSRVGEVNYAKQLISSASANSLTIFDRCYLSAELMMNWQRHNQEQHWLTPIKSNTKYRVIEQYSEHDFLIEMSVSNHARKQDPSLPEVWQARLVTYPENKQSNHIKGLLSSLTDINKYKAEDILAVYFERWEIENGYGELKQFQLDNAILLRSQTVQGVKQEIWGLLIAYNLIRAEISQIATEAQVSPLRISFVMAMRFIQDEFMWCAIASPGSIPKKLRAMRENVKQFILPEKRKRPKARTVRISKTRYPVKSKHA